In Pseudomonas glycinae, the DNA window TCTTTCATGGCTTTCTGGTCGGCTGGCGAGAGTTTCTCCAGGTATTTTTCGACCGTCTGCTTACGCTCGTGCATCTGCTCGCCCATGATCTTGCGGATCTGCTCGCGCTGTTCGCGGGACAGGTCCAGCTGGCTGTACGGGCCTTTGCCGTGCATGCCGTGCATCTGACCGCCATGGCGCGGGCCGTCCAGCGGGCCACCCATCGGGCCGCCATCCTGTGGCAGGGCCATGGCGACGGTCGGCAGGGCAGCGGCAAACATCAGAGCGATAAGAGTCTTGCGCATGGTGAATCTCCTTTGTCTCGTTCCCGGTACGTTCCGGATGAGTACAGATTACGGAGATCAAGGTCAGCGGCGGTCAGCGCTGTGTAAAGCTTGGGTAAACACGTTTTCGCGCCGACCTGACAAAACTGACAGACGATCAGAGGCTGTAGTAGTAGCCACGGCTGCGCAGGGCCACGATGCGCGGGCGGCCGTCGGGGTGCGGGCCGATCTTTTTGCGCAGGTTGCTGACGTGCATGTCCAGGCTGCGGTCGTACAGGGTCAGCTTGCGGCCGAGGGCGATCTGCGCCAGTTCCTGTTTGTCCAGCGGCTCGCCCGGTTGCTTGAGCAGGGCCTCGAGCAGACGGCTTTCGGAGACGGTGAGGGTGAATTCCTTTTCGTCGATACTGACCACGCCGCGCACCGGGCTGAAGCTCAGGTCGCCCAGCTCCAGCTGGGTCGACACGGCGGCCGGATGACTGCGGCGCAGCACGGCGCGCAGGCGGGCGGTCAG includes these proteins:
- a CDS encoding Spy/CpxP family protein refolding chaperone — its product is MRKTLIALMFAAALPTVAMALPQDGGPMGGPLDGPRHGGQMHGMHGKGPYSQLDLSREQREQIRKIMGEQMHERKQTVEKYLEKLSPADQKAMKDEMAANHKKAESDVRAVLKPDQQKKFDEIQKKQAERRAEWAEFKAWKAQQPQKAQ
- a CDS encoding response regulator transcription factor, coding for MSELLLIDDDQELCELLSSWLSQEGFQVRACHDGQSARKALAETAPAAVVLDVMLPDGSGLELLKQLRSDHADLPVLMLSARGEPLDRILGLELGADDYLAKPCDPRELTARLRAVLRRSHPAAVSTQLELGDLSFSPVRGVVSIDEKEFTLTVSESRLLEALLKQPGEPLDKQELAQIALGRKLTLYDRSLDMHVSNLRKKIGPHPDGRPRIVALRSRGYYYSL